The window CCATCAGGATATGCAAACACTTCACCTGCAATTGAGATGGATTTTGAGACAATAGGGTTGGAGAATGATGTGGAATCTTTTAATTTGTCCCCATCATTAGAACTAGTTGACTTAGAATCATTAGATTTTGAATTTTTAAGTTTATTGGAAAAATGAGAAAACATATCTTCATATTCGGTGAAAACGATTCTGCAATTTAAATCATCATTCTCTTTAGGAATGAAACCTAAATCCGGAACAATTACAATAGGCTCCCATCCAAATTGAGGCAAATGTTTTGCTAATGCCCTTAAGCGCTTAGAAGCAATTTCATTTACCTGATTGAAATAAAATGCTATTAGAATAACCTTTTTCATTTAACCACCGAATGAGAATATCTTTCTAATTTCAAAAAATCAACAATCTAAAAACCCATATATAAACATTTCGATTTAAAAAGATTTATATAAACTAATAAAAATATATTATAATAATACAGATTTATATTTATTCAATAATGCTTATAAAAATTGTTGAAAAATACAAATTAATTATGTATAACATTAATTATTCAATGTAAAAAAAAAAAATAAAAATTATTCTTATAAAATTACTGGTGACAAATATGAGTAAAATTAAAATTGCTGTAGTAGGAATTGGAAACTGTGCAAGCTCACTTATACAAGGAATTTATTATTATCAAGATAAAAATCCTGAAGATGCAATCGGCCTTATGCACTGGAAAATCGGTGACTGGGATCCAACAGACATTGAAGTGGTTGCTGCTTTTGATATTGATGCAAGAAAAGTTGGGAAAACTGTTGATGAAGCTATTTTCGCAAAACCAAACTGTACCACAATATTCCAAGCAGATATTCCAAAAAGCGATGTTGTTGTTCAAATGGGACCTGTCCTTGATGGTGTAAGTGAACATATGGCTGAATTCGAGGAAGACTATACCTTTGTAGTGGCTGATGAAGAACCTGTAGATGTCGTTGAAGTATTGAAGGAAAGCGGCGCAGAAATATTACTCAGTTATTTGCCAGTAGGTTCTGAAGAAGCAGCAAGATTCTATGCACAATGTGCATTGGATGCAGAAATTGCTTATATTAATTGTATGCCAGTATTTATTGTAAGTGACCCAGAGTGGGATGCAAAGTTCAGAGAAAAAGGACTTCCTGCTGTTGGTGACGATATCAAAGCGCAAATCGGTGCTACCATTACCCACAGAACCTTAAGTAACTTATTTAAGGAAAGAGGTGTTAAATTAGTTCACACTTACCAAATCAACACCGGTGGAAATACCGATTTCTTGAACATGCTTAACAGAAAACGTTTAGACTCTAAAAAAGAATCAAAAACCGAAGCTGTTCAATCAGTGCTTGCAGAAAGAATGGATCCTCATGACATCCACATTGGCCCAAGTGATTACGTACCATGGCAAAAGGACAACAAGATCTGTTTCTTGAGAATGGAAGGTAAGACCTTTGGTGACGTGCCAATGGAAATCGAACTCAGATTAAGCGTTGAAGATTCACCAAACTCTGCAGGATGTGTGATTGACGCTATCCGTTGCTGTAAATTAGGTTTGGAAAGAGGAATTGGCGGACAATTGACTTCAATTTCATCCTATGTAATGAAACACCCTCCAATCCAATTTACTGATGATGAAGCTGCAGCAAATGTTGAAGCATTCATCAATGGAGAATTAGAACGTTAAGAATTATTTCTTAACTTTTTACTTTTTTTTAAATCTTTTTACTTTTTTAACTTTTTACTGATTTTTTTGAATTTTAACTTTTTTTATCTCTTACAAAACCTAATTTTTATTTCTAACTACTTCTAACTATCTGACTATGGAAAGATAAAAAAATAGATAAGTATTATTAGTAGTTATAACAATAAATAATAATATAATGTAAAATAATCGTATGTGATTTGGAAAATTATAGATCAATGAATTTATAATTAAGGAAAATCATCAAAAATATGATTTGGAAATTAAATTAATCATAATATTTAAAAATTCTAGTGAGGTGTAAAGATGAAAGTAAAAATAACTGAAACCGCATTCAGAGATGCTCACCAATCCCTTTTGGCAACCAGAATGAGAACAAGAGATATGGTTCCTATTATTGAAGAGATGGATAAAGTCGGATATCATGCTATCGAAGCATGGGGTGGAGCTACCTTTGATACTTGTATAAGATTTTTAAACGAAGACCCATGGGAAAGATTAAGAATATTAAAGGAAAACTTTACTGAAACTCCACTGCAAATGCTCCTAAGAGGTCAAAACTTACTCGGATACAAACATTATGCTGATGACATTGTAACCAACTTTGTAGAAAAATCCTATGAAAACGGTATTGACATCTTCAGGATTTTTGATGCAATGAACGATATAAGAAACATGCAACAGTCAATTAAAGTGGCTAAAGAGCAAGGGGCTCATGTTCAAGGAACTATCAGTTACACCATCAGCCCAGTTCATACCATTGACAAATTCGTGGAATTTGCAAAAGAGCTTGAAGCATTGGAATGTGATTCAATAGCTATCAAGGACATGGCCGGTTTAATTACCCCTGCTGTTGTATTCGAATTGGTTACAAGATTAAAA of the Methanobrevibacter sp. genome contains:
- a CDS encoding inositol-3-phosphate synthase, translated to MSKIKIAVVGIGNCASSLIQGIYYYQDKNPEDAIGLMHWKIGDWDPTDIEVVAAFDIDARKVGKTVDEAIFAKPNCTTIFQADIPKSDVVVQMGPVLDGVSEHMAEFEEDYTFVVADEEPVDVVEVLKESGAEILLSYLPVGSEEAARFYAQCALDAEIAYINCMPVFIVSDPEWDAKFREKGLPAVGDDIKAQIGATITHRTLSNLFKERGVKLVHTYQINTGGNTDFLNMLNRKRLDSKKESKTEAVQSVLAERMDPHDIHIGPSDYVPWQKDNKICFLRMEGKTFGDVPMEIELRLSVEDSPNSAGCVIDAIRCCKLGLERGIGGQLTSISSYVMKHPPIQFTDDEAAANVEAFINGELER